Proteins encoded by one window of Deltaproteobacteria bacterium:
- a CDS encoding TRAP transporter permease has product MLEKFGLGRKEKTAEELLREETGDVRRLRPFERYLVGIVGISWALYQLALPSVLVVDSTTERAVHLTFAMTLLFLLMPCVKRPVRRLPFLGVTDYIPVIDYVFAIVGAFAALYLAIFYEELAMRAGAPTTTDVISGIILVVLLLEATRRIIGPALSIIAMVFTLYAFLGPYMPDIFAFKGVSLTKYLSNISLSTEGIYGIPLGVSSAIVYLFVLLGALLDKAGAGKFFTDLALSFLGRYKGGAAKAAVVASAATGLVSGSSIANIVTTGPFTIPLMKKIGYHPKKAAATEVAASTDGQLMPPIMGAAAFIIAEYVNVPYLEVVKAAAIPAFASYFGLFCITHLEASKAGITGLPPEDIPNFLDTLKNGLHYLVPLGVLMYELVYLRHSPELAAFRSIILLLLVVFYQEIRRAFAAKTSIGAALLSSVRIIGSGFIQGSKNMMSVALACASAGIIVGVVNMGIGGMITGWVEVLSMGNIFLLLLITAVASLVIGMGLPTTATYIVMASLTAPIIVEVGSLFDFIIPLMAAHLFCFYFGILADDTPPVGLAAYAAAAIAESEPIPTGIQGFKYDIRTSCIAFMFVFNPELILHNINTWSQGLLIFGMALIGMSSFECFAQGWCLTKNKWYEIPFFLTAWFILFHPGGVATFFHVDHGLRYYFYPLGILIYALVIGWQKLRMKWAERAPQVSGV; this is encoded by the coding sequence ATGTTGGAAAAATTCGGTCTTGGCAGGAAAGAGAAAACCGCTGAGGAACTCTTGCGGGAAGAGACAGGTGATGTTCGCCGCCTGCGGCCTTTTGAGCGCTATCTGGTGGGTATTGTGGGCATATCCTGGGCACTGTACCAGCTGGCGCTGCCCAGCGTACTTGTTGTTGACAGTACTACAGAGAGAGCTGTGCACCTTACCTTTGCCATGACTCTACTTTTTCTCCTGATGCCCTGTGTGAAGCGACCAGTGCGACGTCTACCCTTCCTGGGGGTTACCGACTACATTCCGGTTATTGACTATGTCTTTGCCATTGTCGGCGCATTTGCTGCACTCTACCTGGCCATTTTCTATGAAGAGCTTGCCATGAGAGCAGGGGCGCCGACTACCACGGACGTCATTTCTGGCATCATCCTGGTGGTACTGTTGCTGGAGGCAACCAGGAGAATCATTGGTCCGGCGCTTTCCATTATTGCAATGGTCTTCACCCTGTATGCCTTCCTGGGCCCCTATATGCCCGACATTTTTGCCTTCAAAGGCGTATCACTCACTAAATATCTAAGTAATATCAGTCTTTCCACGGAGGGCATTTACGGCATACCCTTGGGAGTCTCTTCTGCCATAGTATATCTTTTCGTGCTTCTGGGAGCCCTGCTGGACAAGGCAGGAGCAGGAAAATTTTTCACTGATCTGGCCCTCTCTTTTCTCGGCCGCTACAAGGGTGGAGCGGCCAAGGCCGCCGTAGTTGCCAGTGCGGCAACTGGATTGGTTTCAGGCTCCAGCATTGCCAACATCGTCACCACAGGACCTTTCACCATACCTTTGATGAAAAAAATTGGCTACCATCCCAAAAAGGCTGCTGCAACCGAGGTGGCCGCCAGCACTGATGGTCAGTTGATGCCGCCCATAATGGGCGCGGCGGCCTTCATCATTGCCGAGTATGTCAATGTGCCCTATCTAGAGGTGGTCAAGGCTGCCGCCATTCCTGCCTTCGCCTCCTACTTTGGCCTCTTCTGTATCACCCATCTGGAGGCATCAAAGGCAGGCATCACTGGCCTGCCGCCGGAAGACATTCCAAATTTCCTGGATACGCTCAAGAATGGTCTTCACTATCTGGTTCCCCTCGGCGTGCTCATGTATGAACTGGTCTACCTGAGACACTCCCCCGAACTGGCTGCTTTCAGATCGATTATTCTTCTCCTGCTGGTGGTGTTTTATCAGGAAATACGACGGGCGTTCGCTGCCAAGACCAGCATAGGTGCTGCCCTGCTGAGCAGCGTTCGCATTATTGGCAGCGGTTTTATCCAGGGGTCGAAGAACATGATGTCTGTGGCCCTGGCCTGCGCTTCTGCTGGCATCATAGTGGGAGTGGTGAACATGGGCATCGGCGGCATGATCACTGGCTGGGTCGAGGTCCTCTCCATGGGCAATATCTTCCTCCTGCTGCTCATCACCGCTGTGGCAAGTCTGGTGATAGGCATGGGACTGCCCACCACCGCCACCTATATTGTCATGGCTTCTCTCACTGCGCCCATAATTGTGGAGGTGGGCTCGCTCTTCGATTTCATCATTCCTTTGATGGCTGCTCATCTCTTTTGCTTCTATTTCGGCATTCTGGCAGATGATACACCCCCTGTGGGCTTGGCCGCCTATGCTGCTGCGGCCATTGCCGAGTCGGAGCCCATTCCCACGGGCATCCAGGGGTTCAAATACGACATCAGAACCTCGTGCATTGCCTTTATGTTTGTATTCAACCCCGAATTAATCCTGCACAACATCAACACCTGGAGCCAGGGGTTGCTCATTTTCGGCATGGCCCTGATTGGCATGTCGTCTTTCGAGTGTTTTGCCCAGGGGTGGTGTCTGACCAAGAACAAGTGGTATGAGATTCCCTTTTTCCTGACAGCCTGGTTTATTCTGTTTCATCCAGGAGGTGTGGCCACCTTCTTCCATGTGGATCATGGCCTGCGCTATTATTTCTACCCCCTGGGTATTCTCATTTACGCTCTGGTTATAGGTTGGCAAAAACTGAGAATGAAATGGGCGGAGCGGGCACCACAGGTTTCAGGAGTTTAA
- a CDS encoding DUF1566 domain-containing protein — MCRRRVFGVCVLAVLIVSSLSPAIASDRFTDNGDGTVTDHQLQVMWAKHDNQGDIDWRGAERYCKWTFPYTLPVLYDNWRMPTVEELRSLYVADKGYQGYESDCGQKVKVVPEIRLSCGWVWASEPMSVDIELKGRKIRRRSISARVFNFNRGYPYTDLMRHSRAYRALPVRDLQQGK, encoded by the coding sequence ATGTGTAGACGCCGTGTTTTTGGGGTATGCGTGCTTGCCGTTCTTATTGTTTCTAGCCTGTCGCCTGCCATTGCCAGCGATCGCTTTACCGACAACGGAGACGGCACAGTGACCGACCACCAGTTGCAGGTGATGTGGGCCAAACATGACAATCAGGGAGATATTGACTGGCGCGGGGCCGAGAGGTATTGCAAGTGGACATTTCCCTATACTCTTCCTGTATTGTACGACAACTGGCGGATGCCTACTGTGGAAGAACTTCGCAGTCTCTATGTGGCTGACAAGGGCTACCAGGGCTATGAGAGCGACTGTGGCCAGAAGGTGAAGGTTGTCCCTGAGATCAGGCTGAGCTGCGGCTGGGTCTGGGCTTCTGAACCCATGTCTGTTGATATAGAGCTGAAAGGCCGCAAGATAAGGAGAAGAAGCATCAGTGCTCGGGTCTTCAATTTCAATCGCGGCTATCCATACACTGATCTCATGCGCCACAGCAGAGCCTATCGAGCTCTGCCGGTGAGAGATTTGCAGCAAGGCAAGTGA
- a CDS encoding universal stress protein — protein MREVNKILVAICFSEYCDDTFRFAVGLAEQLQADLLVANVVNIRDVQAVSTIESMGYSVSSEDYIKGVIEERQAELEKMVAASGFPRDKVRSIFRVGHPVGELLKTIKNEGVDLVVMGTKGRSNHPHIFVGSVAEKMFRKSPVTVVSHRRS, from the coding sequence ATGCGGGAGGTCAACAAGATCCTGGTGGCCATATGTTTTTCTGAGTATTGTGATGACACTTTTCGCTTTGCTGTGGGGCTGGCTGAACAGCTGCAGGCGGACCTGCTGGTTGCCAACGTGGTAAATATTCGAGATGTGCAGGCGGTCAGTACCATTGAAAGCATGGGCTACTCTGTGAGTTCTGAAGACTATATCAAGGGCGTCATTGAAGAACGTCAGGCAGAACTGGAAAAGATGGTGGCAGCCTCTGGTTTTCCCAGGGATAAAGTCAGGTCGATTTTTAGAGTGGGACATCCCGTGGGAGAGCTTCTCAAAACAATCAAGAATGAGGGGGTGGACCTGGTGGTTATGGGGACCAAGGGGCGCAGCAATCACCCCCATATATTCGTGGGTTCGGTGGCTGAAAAGATGTTTCGCAAGTCCCCGGTGACGGTGGTGTCGCACCGCCGGAGTTGA
- the prmA gene encoding 50S ribosomal protein L11 methyltransferase, whose product MTEAGRQGKEWTVLRLRSPAAIAEILVDFLVELTGRGVQQEGDWLLAYCAPGSSVEQYLEKIGSYYKSLRQYYPNLPDLVLCEEELAEERWDETWKEFFTPFHVGKSLVIKPTWRSYSTHKGEVIVEIDPGQAFGTGRHPSTYLCLIMLELVYSGGREYWCSSPFSVLDVGCGSGILSIAAAKLGAKRVVGIDIDPRAVEVAKSNVELNKVKHLVEISSTSLADIRDNFDLVVANLTASVICDLAADMAARVQQGGLLLLSGILQGQEEKVEEIFARLAFQQVVRKAQQEWRAVLLGKLA is encoded by the coding sequence GTGACAGAGGCAGGTCGTCAAGGAAAAGAATGGACCGTCCTGCGGCTGAGATCACCGGCGGCAATTGCAGAAATCCTGGTGGACTTTCTAGTGGAGTTGACTGGCCGGGGGGTGCAGCAGGAGGGGGACTGGCTGCTGGCCTATTGTGCTCCGGGTTCTTCTGTTGAGCAATATCTGGAGAAGATCGGCTCGTACTACAAGTCCCTGCGACAGTATTATCCGAACTTGCCGGATCTGGTTCTCTGTGAAGAAGAGCTGGCAGAAGAGAGATGGGATGAAACCTGGAAGGAGTTTTTCACTCCTTTCCATGTGGGCAAGTCTCTAGTGATAAAGCCTACCTGGAGATCGTACTCTACTCACAAGGGTGAGGTGATTGTCGAAATAGATCCAGGTCAGGCCTTTGGCACCGGCAGGCATCCCAGCACCTACCTCTGCCTGATCATGCTCGAGCTTGTTTATTCTGGTGGGCGCGAGTATTGGTGTTCCTCACCATTTTCAGTGCTCGATGTGGGCTGCGGCAGCGGCATCCTGAGCATTGCTGCTGCCAAACTGGGCGCCAAACGTGTAGTTGGCATCGATATCGATCCCAGGGCTGTGGAGGTGGCGAAGAGTAATGTGGAGCTGAACAAGGTGAAACACCTCGTGGAGATCAGCAGCACTTCCCTGGCTGATATCAGAGACAATTTTGACCTTGTTGTTGCCAATCTGACTGCTTCTGTGATCTGCGATCTGGCAGCAGATATGGCTGCCCGGGTTCAGCAAGGTGGCTTGCTTCTCCTCAGCGGCATCCTGCAAGGACAGGAAGAGAAGGTTGAGGAGATTTTTGCCAGGCTGGCTTTCCAGCAAGTTGTCAGAAAAGCACAGCAAGAGTGGCGGGCAGTTCTGCTGGGCAAATTGGCTTGA
- the icd gene encoding isocitrate dehydrogenase (NADP(+)) produces the protein MTDDVKAREDELVTLKEDGSLSVPDRPIIVFIQGDGIGPDIWNAAVRVFDAAVAGVYGEKRRVQWLEALAGEKAFAEKGEWLPGETLELLRKHVVGIKGPLTTPVGGGIRSLNVTLRQVLDLYACIRPVRYYRGVPAPVRHPEKVDMVVFRENTEDVYAGIEWPAESPEARRIVAFIDEHLSKKIRPDSAIGIKPMSRRASQRLVRRAIRYALDNDRRSVTLVHKGNIMKYTEGAFRQWGYELAAEEFPQQTVAESEVQEKYGGVVPEGRLLIKDRIADMMFQQALLRPEEYEVLAMPNLNGDYLSDALAAQVGGLGMAPGANVGDEVAVFEATHGTAPKYAGQDKVNPSSLILSGAMMFEYLGWQPVAERIRQGLESSMAAGIVTYDLARQMSGAQEVKCSEFASAVIEKMAAL, from the coding sequence ATGACAGATGATGTTAAAGCCCGGGAAGATGAACTGGTCACCTTAAAAGAGGATGGCTCTCTCTCTGTGCCAGACAGACCCATTATTGTGTTCATTCAAGGAGACGGCATTGGTCCCGACATCTGGAATGCTGCGGTAAGGGTCTTTGATGCGGCTGTTGCCGGTGTCTATGGAGAAAAGCGTCGGGTTCAGTGGCTTGAAGCTCTGGCAGGAGAGAAGGCCTTTGCAGAAAAGGGGGAATGGCTGCCTGGAGAGACCCTCGAATTGCTGAGGAAACATGTGGTAGGCATCAAAGGGCCCCTGACCACTCCGGTGGGGGGTGGAATCCGCAGTTTGAATGTTACTTTGCGACAGGTGCTCGACCTGTATGCCTGTATTCGCCCCGTGAGGTACTATCGGGGAGTGCCGGCGCCAGTGCGCCATCCTGAGAAGGTCGACATGGTTGTCTTCCGGGAGAATACGGAAGATGTGTATGCCGGCATAGAATGGCCAGCGGAATCTCCAGAAGCAAGAAGAATTGTGGCCTTCATTGATGAACACCTGAGCAAGAAAATTCGACCGGATTCAGCCATAGGCATCAAGCCGATGAGCAGAAGGGCCAGCCAGAGGTTGGTGCGCCGAGCAATTCGCTATGCCCTCGACAATGATAGAAGGAGCGTGACTCTGGTGCACAAGGGAAACATCATGAAGTACACTGAGGGAGCCTTTCGCCAGTGGGGCTATGAGCTGGCAGCAGAAGAATTTCCTCAGCAGACAGTTGCCGAATCTGAGGTTCAGGAGAAGTATGGCGGTGTGGTTCCCGAAGGTCGGCTGCTCATCAAGGACCGTATTGCGGATATGATGTTTCAGCAGGCTCTGCTGCGGCCTGAAGAGTATGAAGTGCTGGCCATGCCTAATTTAAATGGCGATTATCTTTCAGATGCCCTGGCAGCACAGGTGGGCGGCCTGGGTATGGCCCCTGGGGCCAATGTGGGAGATGAAGTGGCGGTATTCGAGGCAACCCATGGCACTGCACCTAAATATGCTGGTCAGGACAAGGTCAACCCGAGCTCTCTGATTCTTTCCGGCGCCATGATGTTCGAATACCTGGGTTGGCAGCCAGTGGCAGAACGCATTCGCCAGGGGTTGGAATCCTCTATGGCCGCGGGTATTGTGACTTATGATCTGGCAAGACAGATGAGCGGCGCCCAGGAAGTGAAATGTTCAGAGTTCGCCAGCGCGGTGATAGAGAAAATGGCTGCTCTCTAA